The Wansuia hejianensis genomic interval ATCCGGGATAGTGTCTGGAACAGTATCTGGGGCGATCCGGGAGCACAGGGGATTAACGGTTATATCTGGGCGCTTCTGACTGTGGACAGCAGGGGTTACGAAGAGCCGGCAGACGCAGAATGGACCAGAGAAAAGCTGATTACATCTATACTTTCCCGGCAGCTGGCGGACGGCGGCTTTGGCCTGATTAAAACAGACCCGTCGGACGTGGATCTCACTTCCATGGCGTTGACCGCACTCGCTCCATACCGGGATTCAGAGCAGACTTACACTGTGACCAATATTGTATCGGAAGAACAGGTGACTATGACTGTGGCGGAGATGTCCGAGAGAGCTTTTGCATGTCTGGAGAAGCTGCAGCAGGCGGACGGCAGCATGATTACCTATGAGGAACGTACCTCAGAAAGCACCAGCTGGGCCATGATGGCTTTGGCCTCCTGGGGCCGGGATCCGGAAAAGGATGAGCAATTCATCAAAAACGGACAAACCCTGCTGGATGGGCTGAGGGCCTTCAGGCTGGAGGACGGCAGTATCATTCACAGCCTGGACGGGGATCAGGAGGAAACAGAAGGTAATAATATGGCCGGCTATCAGGCTGTCTATGGTTTAGAGGCCGTCTGCAGGCTGAAGGAGGGAAGGCCCGGAGTTTTCGACCTGTCTGACGCGCCCGAAATTTCCCGGGAGGAAATTGAGAAAGCAGGCGCGGAACTTCCGGAGCTGACTGAAGAGGAAGAAAAGACAGGCGAACAGGTGAAACAGGAGACTGGCAGCCGGGCGGTACTGGTGACGGCTGTGGCTGCCTCAGGTATCGTGCTGGCTGTGGTGATCTTTTTGATTCTGCTGTTGAGGGACCGGAACAAAAAGAAGCAGAAGGCGGATTCTGACGGCGGTACCGGCAGAGAGGAAAATGCGGATGGTGAGGATGACGAGTGGTAATCGCGGAGGAGACATATGAAGAAAAACATTCTTCTGATTGGGATCATCGTTATGCTGGTACTGATATTAGCTAAAGGGGTCAGAATTCAGTCAGTGGAAGAATATTATCTGACTCATACAGAAGACATCACGGAGGATTCGGAGACAGTCACGGTCAGTATCCGCTGCGATACTCTTTTAAAAGAGGAAAACTGGAAGAAGCTGGACAAGCAGCTGCGCAGTGATAAATATGTCCCCTCAGACGGAATGATACTGGGAGAAACGGCCTGCGCTCTCAGGAAAGGAGACACGGCTTTTGATCTGCTGAAGAGGGTGTGCAGGTATCATGAAATCCAGATGGAATACCAGGGTCCGGATACCAATGTTTACAGTACAGTATTTATTAAAGGGATTAATTATTTATATGATTTTTCCTGCGGAGAGCTGTCCGGATGGATGTACAAGGTTAATGGAGAATTTCCGGGAAAGGGCTGCAGCAGCTATAAGCTTCATGACGGAGACCGGGTAGAGTGGGTATACACCTGTGATTTGGGCAAGGATGTCGGAGACCAGTATCTGAAGGGAAAGAACCAAAAAGAAAATAAAGAAGAAGTGGAAAAAGACAGAAAGACTGAAGCGGGAGGTAAAGAGTCATGAATGGATTCGGAAGTTATCATCCGGCGGTATTGTTTTCCTATTATGTATTGGTAGTTTGCTTTTCTATGATCAGCATGCACCCGGTCATCATCGGCGCATCCGTTATAGGGGGCCTTCTGTTGTTCTGGGCTCAGAATACAGTTCGTAAACTATTAAAGGAACTGGGCTTTTTCTTTGTTCTTTTTCTTCTGATGGCTTTTGCCAATCCGCTGCTGGTTCACAACGGGGAGACGGTTCTCTTTTTCATGAACGACAATCCGGTTACGCTGGAAGCGATGATTTACGGCGGCATGTCTTCGTTGATGATTGTGGGGATTCTGTTATGGTGCCGCTGCTACAGCGCGGTCCTGACGACCGATAAATTCCTGTATTTGTTTGGTAAACTGATTCCAAAGCTGGGGCTGATATTATCCATGGCATTTCGGTTTATACCGTTATTTAAGCTGCAGATAAAGAAAATTAATCAGTCCCAGAAGACGATGGGGCTGTATGCATCCGATAGTATTTCAGATAAAATCGGGGGAGGAATAAGGGTATTTGACAGTCTTGTTTCCTGGTCTATGGAAAATTCCATCGATACGGCGGACGCAATGAAAGCCAGAGGCTATGGGCTGCGGGGAAGAACAAATTTTACATTGTTTCGTTTTCATAAAAGGGATGGGATACTTCTGAGTGTTCTGTGCGCTCTGGCGTGTGATCTCTTTATCTGTTTTGGACTGGGAGTTTTTGATTATTATTATTATCCGCTGGCAGCGGATATTAATTGGAATGTGTTATCTGTTTTCCAATATTTATCGGTACTAGTATTCATGTGTATTCCGGGCATTTTAGAAATTCGTGAACGGATAACCTGGAACTATTTGAAATCGAAAATCTGATTTTTCAGAGGAGCAGGATTTACCGGCTGCAGAAGTGAAGAAAACAAAGGAGAAGGTATCATGGAGTTACTAAAAGTCGAAGATCTGACATTTACATATCCACGGCAGAAAAGGGACAGTCAGGAAAGCCATCCGGCTCTTGAAGGGGTTACCTTCCGGATTCAGGAGGGAGAATTTATTGTGGTGTGCGGAGAATCAGGCTGCGGCAAAACGACGCTTCTAAAGCTTCTGAAGCGGGAACTGGCACCTGCCGGAGAGAAGTCCGGGAACATATGGTTTCGTGGAGTAGAGCAGAAGGCTTTGACGGAACGGGAGGCGGCCTGTGAGATTGGCTACGTCCTTCAAAATCCGGAAAATCAGACAGTGACGGATAAGGTTTGGCATGAACTGGCTTTTGGGCTGGAAAACATGGGGATGCCGAGACCGGCCATCCGCAGGAGGGTAGCGGAGATGGCCTGCTTCTTCGGCATCGATGACTGGTTCAGGAAGAAGACCACTGAGTTGTCTGGCGGCCAAAAGCAGCTGTTAAACCTGGCTTCCATCATGGCTATGCAGCCCCGGCTGCTGATCCTGGATGAGCCGACCAGCCAGCTGGATCCAATCGCGGCTTCTGATTTCATCAATACGCTTGTGAAAATCAATAAGGAGCTGGGATTGACGATTCTGATGACGGAACACCGGCTGGAAGAAGTATTCCCGGCAGCTGACCGTGTGTTTATCATGGATCAGGGCAAAATGCTTCTGATGGAGCCGCCCAGAGAGGCGGGGCGCGATTTAAAACAGCTGAAGGCAGATCACAAAATGCTTCTGGGCCTGCCCAGCGCCCTGCGCATTTATCACGGCCTGGATGCGGAGGATGCGGAATGTCCGCTGACTGTGCGGGACGGCAGAAATTTTCTCGCAGAAAATTATAAAAACCAGGTGCGAAGCCTGATGCGGCCGGCAGCGCCGGATGCAAAAGAAAGACCTGTGGCCATGCGTATGAAAGATATCTGCTTCCGGTATGAGAAGGAGCTTCCGGACGTGCTGGAAGCAGTAGCCCTGACCGTCTATGAAGGGGAAATCGTGAGCCTCCTGGGAGGCAACGGGGCGGGCAAAACGACGCTGCTGAATGTGATTTCAGGGACAATTAAGCCATACCGGGGGAAAATAGAAATCTTTGGAAAGAGGCTTCAGAAATATTCAGGAAAAGAGCTGTATGTGGGCAAGCTGGCATCACTGCCTCAAAACCCCCAGACAGTGTTTATTAAGATGTCTGTACGGGAGGATTATGAGGAAATCAGAAAAGTGATTGGCTGCGGAGAAGATGAAATGGGGCGGAAAATCAGTGAAACGGCAGAGCTTCTGGGGATCAGCCATCTGCTGGACCGCCATCCATACGATCTCAGCGGGGGAGAGCAGCAAAAGGCGGCCATTGGGAAGATTTTGCTGCTGCGGCCGCGTCTGCTTCTGCTGGACGAGCCGACGAAAGGAATTGACGCATGGTCCAAGCAGCAGCTGCAGCTGTTGTTGAAGAGCCTGAAAGAACAGGGAATCTCAATCTTAATGGTAACGCACGATGTGGAATTTGCCGCAGGTGTTTCTGACCGCTGCGGCCTGTTCTTTGACCATGCGGTTGTGTCATTGGATACTCCGGAGGAGTTTTTCTGTAATAATAATTATTATACGACAGCGGCAAACCGCATATCCAGACAGCAATATGACAACGCAGTCACCTGCGAAGAGGTAATCGCCCTGTGCAGGGAAAACGGGAGAAAGGCATCGGATCACAGACAAGGAGGTGCGGCATGAGAAAGAGTGATACAGCGGCAGGGGAATTCAGACGGCCGGCCGGAGAAGTTCTGGAAAATACGGCTCCTTACAGCATCCGGAGATTTGTGGGCTGGGGGTGCCTGATTGCCGGCGCCGTCCTGCTGATCGTCCTGGGCGTCCGGCTGATGGCAGACCGCAGATATAATCTGGTGTCGGTGTTGATCGCTCTCCTTTCCTGTGTCCCTTTCTATTTCGCCTATGAAAAGAGAGAGGGGAGTATTCGCCGCATGGTCATGATTGCGGTTATGACGGCGATTTCCGTGCTGGGCAGGTTGATTTTCGGGCCAATACCGGCATTTAAGCCGATGGCGGCGGTCACGATCCTGTCAGGCATCTATATGGGGCCGGAGTCGGGGTTCCTGGTCGGTTCCCTGTCGGCGGTGGTGTCCAATATATTTTTCGGACAGGGCCCCTGGACCCCGTTCCAGATGCTGACCCTGGGGATGACAGGCTTATT includes:
- a CDS encoding prenyltransferase/squalene oxidase repeat-containing protein produces the protein MKKKRWKRSRSPQKLLAAIVSAFLLLQPAMAVPAAGADPETSVAGAETGEAVAGELRQMQEDIIDWRRSFEDSSQLLSGELLDKAGSAGSDWFAFDISRMGIEDQQAAYLSRLEDVVEKIYQDMEDSRLRYRLSDLHRIAMTVEACGGDPTAFGSDPEGNPINLIRDSVWNSIWGDPGAQGINGYIWALLTVDSRGYEEPADAEWTREKLITSILSRQLADGGFGLIKTDPSDVDLTSMALTALAPYRDSEQTYTVTNIVSEEQVTMTVAEMSERAFACLEKLQQADGSMITYEERTSESTSWAMMALASWGRDPEKDEQFIKNGQTLLDGLRAFRLEDGSIIHSLDGDQEETEGNNMAGYQAVYGLEAVCRLKEGRPGVFDLSDAPEISREEIEKAGAELPELTEEEEKTGEQVKQETGSRAVLVTAVAASGIVLAVVIFLILLLRDRNKKKQKADSDGGTGREENADGEDDEW
- a CDS encoding DUF4430 domain-containing protein, which gives rise to MKKNILLIGIIVMLVLILAKGVRIQSVEEYYLTHTEDITEDSETVTVSIRCDTLLKEENWKKLDKQLRSDKYVPSDGMILGETACALRKGDTAFDLLKRVCRYHEIQMEYQGPDTNVYSTVFIKGINYLYDFSCGELSGWMYKVNGEFPGKGCSSYKLHDGDRVEWVYTCDLGKDVGDQYLKGKNQKENKEEVEKDRKTEAGGKES
- a CDS encoding energy-coupling factor transporter transmembrane component T is translated as MNGFGSYHPAVLFSYYVLVVCFSMISMHPVIIGASVIGGLLLFWAQNTVRKLLKELGFFFVLFLLMAFANPLLVHNGETVLFFMNDNPVTLEAMIYGGMSSLMIVGILLWCRCYSAVLTTDKFLYLFGKLIPKLGLILSMAFRFIPLFKLQIKKINQSQKTMGLYASDSISDKIGGGIRVFDSLVSWSMENSIDTADAMKARGYGLRGRTNFTLFRFHKRDGILLSVLCALACDLFICFGLGVFDYYYYPLAADINWNVLSVFQYLSVLVFMCIPGILEIRERITWNYLKSKI
- a CDS encoding ABC transporter ATP-binding protein yields the protein MELLKVEDLTFTYPRQKRDSQESHPALEGVTFRIQEGEFIVVCGESGCGKTTLLKLLKRELAPAGEKSGNIWFRGVEQKALTEREAACEIGYVLQNPENQTVTDKVWHELAFGLENMGMPRPAIRRRVAEMACFFGIDDWFRKKTTELSGGQKQLLNLASIMAMQPRLLILDEPTSQLDPIAASDFINTLVKINKELGLTILMTEHRLEEVFPAADRVFIMDQGKMLLMEPPREAGRDLKQLKADHKMLLGLPSALRIYHGLDAEDAECPLTVRDGRNFLAENYKNQVRSLMRPAAPDAKERPVAMRMKDICFRYEKELPDVLEAVALTVYEGEIVSLLGGNGAGKTTLLNVISGTIKPYRGKIEIFGKRLQKYSGKELYVGKLASLPQNPQTVFIKMSVREDYEEIRKVIGCGEDEMGRKISETAELLGISHLLDRHPYDLSGGEQQKAAIGKILLLRPRLLLLDEPTKGIDAWSKQQLQLLLKSLKEQGISILMVTHDVEFAAGVSDRCGLFFDHAVVSLDTPEEFFCNNNYYTTAANRISRQQYDNAVTCEEVIALCRENGRKASDHRQGGAA
- a CDS encoding ECF transporter S component produces the protein MRKSDTAAGEFRRPAGEVLENTAPYSIRRFVGWGCLIAGAVLLIVLGVRLMADRRYNLVSVLIALLSCVPFYFAYEKREGSIRRMVMIAVMTAISVLGRLIFGPIPAFKPMAAVTILSGIYMGPESGFLVGSLSAVVSNIFFGQGPWTPFQMLTLGMTGLLSGLPLFRVLLRKRLPLAIWGMAMGIMYSGIMDIWTVLSLIDSFSWKRYLLALSTAVPYTVTYMVSNVVFLMLTIKPIGEKLNRIQIKHGIF